A stretch of DNA from Streptococcus sp. NPS 308:
CTGAGAATCATTTGAGCTTCCAAAACCTCCAGAAATTGGTTAGAATGCTAAGTTCAAATACAGGTGTTCAAGTTTTTATTGGGACTCATTCAAATATGATTGCTTCAAGATTGGGTGTAGACAATCTTCTTTTTTTAGATAATGGTCAGATATCTAAACTTAAAGGTTTGAAAAAAGATACTGTAAGATTTTTCAAAAAATCTACTAATCAAAATTTATTGAACTTCTCTCTAGGTAAGAAGATAATTCTTGTTGAGGGGAATGCTGAGTATATTTTAGTAGAGAAGTTTTTCGAAATACTCCACTCCAAAAAGCCTGAAGAATTTAATGTATCAATTATTTCTGTAGATGGATTAAGTTTTGAGAGGTATTTAGAAATTGCAACTAACTTTACTGATAAAAAAGTAGTAGTTATCACGGATAATGATGGTGATTACGAAAGTAAAGTACAGTCAAAATATAGTTCTTATCAACAATTCCAGAATATAAAAGTTTCTTCTGATTTAGATAATGATAATCGAACATTTGAGATATGCATTTATAATTGTAACTCGGATTTATTAGAGTCTTCAGGATTAACCAAATCTAATGATTTATTAGAATACATGCTCAGGGAAAAGGCTGAATTTGCACTGAGATTACTAGAACAAATGGAAACTGATAATATAAGGGGAAAATTTATTATACCCAATTATATTAAAGAGGCGATTGAATGGATAATAAAAGATTGATTCATGCTGTTGCTGGAAGTGGCAAAACAACTAAAATAATTGAAAGTATTGATCCTCAAAAAAGAAATCTTATCCTTACGTATACAGAGACGAACCAGAATACAATCAGAGCAAAGTTGATTGAAAAATTTGGCTATATTCCTGAGTCTACTTTTATTTTTGGTGTTTTTGAGTTTCTTTATAGTTTTTGCTTAGTGCCATATTTAGGGAAACGACCAAAAGGAATAAATTTTGATTATAAAACTCAAGGAAAATTTGATAAGACTGCTATAGATAATACTGGAAGAATTGTTCAGAATCAACTTTCTAAATCTCTATTAAGGGGTTCATTAATCTATAAGAGGAAAGAAATTAGATTTGATAATTCATATTTGGATAGAATTGATAAATTTTTTGATTGTATTTATGTAGATGAGTGTCAGGATTTTGAGTCAGATGATTTTGATTGGCTTTTAAGTTTAAGTAATCTTAATGCAGAAGTATTTTTATTTGGAGATTTTTATCAAAAAACCTTTAGTACTTCAAGGCGAGGTAATAAAGGAAAAGGGATCCATTCGAGTTTTGAGAATTGGTTAAAAGTTATTTCTGATTCAGGATATGAAATTGATTTATCGAGTTTGTCAAAAAGTTATCGTTGTCCCAAAATAGTTTGTGACTTTATTGTTGATAATTTAGCTATTGAAATTTTATCGCAGCGAGAAGAAAAGCTTTCTTCCCAAATTACTCTTATCGATTCACAGAAAAAAATAGAATCAATAATGACAGATGACAATATTATGAAACTTTTTTATCAAAAATCTTATGATTATGAATGCAAGAGTCAGAATTGGGGGGATAGTAAAGGCTCTGAATATGACAATGTTTGTGTAGTATTAAATCCAACATCATACAAATTATTCGCAGCTGATCGCTTGAATGAACTTTCTTCACAAACCAAAAGTAAATTTTATGTTGCGTGTACACGTACGAGGGGAAACCTATATTTTGTAAATCAATCCGATTTAGAAAAATATAGGAAGATGATGTAAGGGAAATATCGGATTAGGAGAAAATATGCGAATAGCTAAAAATTTATTTATAAAAAGACCAATGATGTGGCAGTATGTTCTATCACTTGTTTTGGAGATTCCAATTTTTATTTGGTTTATCAGAAATATTCCACAAGTCTTGTGGGAGTGGCTTGTAATGGTAGGTTATATAATAATTTCTTTTATATACTATATAATAAATCGTGGAGACATGAAATATTATTTTATTTCGATATATGATCAGTTAAATAAGAAATATTCTCCAACATTTTGGAAATATTTTTTAAGTTCGCTACTTACAAGTACTAAGTATATTTTTATGGGAATTGTTTTCCAAACAATGTTACAAAGTTTATTTGGGGAGTTAATTATACCTGGTATAGGAATTTCAGCTTATAGTTTTCCATTATTAGTAGCAATGTGTCTTATTCTATCGAAGATTTTATTCGATATAGCTAGGATGCCCCCTGTGTATCTTTTGATCTATATTACAATTCCTTTGTTTACTTTTTCTTTAGTAGGAATAGAAAAATCTTTGTTAAGTTGGACCTTTATATCTCTCATTTTGATAAGTATCGTTCCTCAATTTATAAGTGAAGATATAAAAAAAATATTATCAAATAATTTTTTAGAAAATTTGTTCGGAACTCAACAAGATATAAACTCCAATTTTGAAAAAGAATTTTTAAATTTAAAATATAAAATTTATATTTTTGTTCCTTTCTTTTATATTGCACTAATCGTATCTGAAAAGGTAATATATACAAATGGTTTTAATTATTTATTCAATTATATATTTGATAGACACGATGATATACAGAATATAAGTTATTTTTCTACACCTAATGTTATAATCACCTTAATAAAAGTGTTTCTTATTTTGTATCTTCTTATTCCTTATTTTGAATATAGTGACTTCATTATCAATAAAATAGCTAAGTTTTTGATAATGAAAATTGAAAGAAAAAGTGCTAATGTTGAATATAATGGTATCTATAATAGAGTAAGCT
This window harbors:
- a CDS encoding RNA helicase, whose translation is MDNKRLIHAVAGSGKTTKIIESIDPQKRNLILTYTETNQNTIRAKLIEKFGYIPESTFIFGVFEFLYSFCLVPYLGKRPKGINFDYKTQGKFDKTAIDNTGRIVQNQLSKSLLRGSLIYKRKEIRFDNSYLDRIDKFFDCIYVDECQDFESDDFDWLLSLSNLNAEVFLFGDFYQKTFSTSRRGNKGKGIHSSFENWLKVISDSGYEIDLSSLSKSYRCPKIVCDFIVDNLAIEILSQREEKLSSQITLIDSQKKIESIMTDDNIMKLFYQKSYDYECKSQNWGDSKGSEYDNVCVVLNPTSYKLFAADRLNELSSQTKSKFYVACTRTRGNLYFVNQSDLEKYRKMM